From Acidobacteriota bacterium, one genomic window encodes:
- a CDS encoding metallopeptidase TldD-related protein, which produces MPHAQLLAVSDIRALIADTLETSPADETELAWIEVRRRSADTADDAPPEKVERTIAVRVLERGRYGSYRTPFPTRGELQGAVREALGLARLGPSDEDVRPISKRGRSAPALDSAYDPELAALDGAAAHEILQRGLDDQEAGRLSWAEARVVVANSKGLERQAEVTSATLEITCGQGAGAGRAAASARQLSRLDAAATLERARQRRGPAAGGELPAEPFGLVLSAEVIAQLIFLLNHHALSAQSFHDESSWLRSSLGHQVFDAALSLGDRGEDDAGLPFPFDFYGARKRNIELIVEGVVRSPAVDHALSTTLGRPVTPLAVAAKESVAGNLFVGAGKLRETELVELTGEGLWIGWIDGLECYDPATLSFRARARGVRRIRGGVRAESIGELLWEDRLSRLFSRIAGLGREALCLDLRQSVLGGIVTPPMAFPEAVGLS; this is translated from the coding sequence GTGCCGCACGCCCAGCTCCTCGCCGTGAGCGACATTCGAGCCCTGATCGCCGACACCCTCGAGACCTCTCCAGCGGACGAAACGGAGCTCGCCTGGATCGAGGTCCGCCGACGCTCCGCCGACACCGCCGACGACGCCCCGCCCGAAAAGGTCGAGCGCACCATCGCCGTACGGGTGCTCGAGCGCGGCCGCTACGGCTCCTATCGCACCCCCTTTCCAACCCGCGGCGAGCTCCAGGGAGCGGTGCGCGAGGCCCTCGGCCTGGCGCGACTGGGCCCGAGCGACGAAGACGTTCGGCCGATCTCGAAGCGGGGGCGCAGCGCCCCCGCCCTCGACAGTGCCTACGACCCCGAGCTGGCAGCCCTCGACGGCGCCGCAGCGCACGAGATCCTGCAGCGTGGCCTCGACGATCAGGAAGCGGGCCGACTGTCCTGGGCGGAGGCCCGGGTGGTGGTCGCCAACAGCAAGGGACTCGAGCGCCAGGCCGAAGTCACCAGCGCCACCCTGGAGATCACCTGCGGCCAGGGAGCGGGGGCCGGTCGAGCCGCCGCCTCGGCCCGGCAGTTGAGCCGTCTCGACGCCGCGGCGACGTTGGAACGGGCTCGTCAGCGGCGTGGTCCGGCGGCCGGTGGCGAGCTCCCGGCGGAGCCCTTCGGTCTGGTGCTGTCGGCGGAAGTGATCGCCCAGCTCATCTTCCTACTCAACCACCACGCCCTGTCGGCGCAGTCCTTCCACGACGAGAGCTCGTGGTTGCGAAGCTCCCTCGGGCACCAGGTCTTCGACGCCGCCCTGTCGCTCGGCGATCGCGGCGAAGACGACGCCGGCCTGCCCTTCCCTTTCGACTTCTATGGCGCCCGCAAACGCAACATCGAGCTGATCGTCGAGGGTGTGGTGCGCAGCCCGGCGGTGGATCACGCCCTCTCGACCACCCTCGGCCGGCCGGTGACGCCGCTCGCCGTCGCCGCCAAGGAATCGGTGGCCGGCAACCTGTTCGTCGGAGCCGGGAAGCTGCGCGAGACAGAGCTCGTCGAGCTCACCGGCGAGGGCTTGTGGATCGGCTGGATCGACGGCCTCGAATGCTACGACCCGGCGACCCTCTCCTTCCGGGCAAGGGCACGGGGAGTGCGCCGCATCCGCGGCGGCGTGCGCGCCGAGTCGATCGGCGAATTGCTCTGGGAGGATCGCCTCTCGCGCCTCTTCTCGCGAATTGCCGGCCTCGGCCGGGAAGCCCTCTGTCTCGACCTGCGTCAGTCCGTCCTGGGGGGTATCGTCACGCCGCCGATGGCCTTCCCGGAGGCGGTCGGCCTGTCCTGA
- a CDS encoding amidohydrolase: protein MIRMLLCSVLVLLSPLSAAAREDAADLLLRQGVFYPVEPPEPVAGTLAVRDGRIVYLGPDDGADSLVGPDTEVIDLAGRAVIPGLIDAHSHLAGLGDALVQVDLAGVDTYEEVIERIARAAAQSTPGSWIQGRGWDQNRWPGKQFPHHAALSAAVPDHPVWMRRIDGHAALINQRAIEVLEIPADIADPSGGLFLRDAEGGLTGVLIDNAMAPFRNRLDRATGAELERRIQLAAETCVALGLTTVTDLGVGDEVIAAYRALARRSELPLRASLFLGDDAALLDRWFEAGPLIDPEARVSVRAIKLYADGALGSRGAALIEPYSDDAANLGLLTSTSAHLETVSRRALERGFQVGVHAIGDRANLVVLDAFERAFGGPRPAARFRIEHVQVARPADLERMARLGVIASMQPTHATSDMPWAGDRVGDQRLVGAYAWRKVLDAGGRLAFGSDFPVEKPDPRHGLYAAVTRMDLTGKPVGGWLPGERLTRQEALRAFTLDAAYSIFLDHEVGSLAVGKRADLVVFAGDPMSVAEAELARLPIDLTLVDGAVVYRRGGEP, encoded by the coding sequence ATGATCAGAATGCTCCTTTGCTCCGTCCTCGTCCTCCTTTCGCCTCTCAGCGCGGCCGCTCGAGAGGACGCTGCCGACCTCTTGCTGAGGCAGGGGGTGTTCTATCCGGTGGAGCCGCCGGAGCCGGTGGCGGGTACCTTGGCGGTGCGCGATGGGCGCATCGTCTATCTCGGTCCCGACGACGGTGCCGATTCCTTGGTGGGGCCGGATACGGAGGTCATCGACCTCGCCGGCCGCGCCGTGATTCCCGGGTTGATCGATGCCCACTCCCACCTCGCGGGCCTCGGCGATGCGTTGGTCCAGGTCGACCTGGCCGGGGTCGACACCTACGAGGAGGTGATCGAGCGCATCGCCCGGGCCGCCGCCCAGAGCACTCCGGGGAGCTGGATCCAGGGCCGCGGTTGGGATCAGAACCGCTGGCCGGGCAAGCAATTCCCGCACCACGCGGCGCTCAGCGCGGCGGTGCCCGACCATCCGGTGTGGATGCGTCGCATCGATGGGCACGCGGCGTTGATCAACCAGCGCGCCATCGAGGTGCTCGAGATCCCGGCGGACATCGCCGATCCCTCCGGTGGGCTCTTTCTACGCGATGCCGAGGGGGGCCTGACGGGGGTCTTGATCGACAACGCCATGGCGCCCTTCCGCAACCGCCTGGACCGCGCCACCGGTGCCGAGCTCGAGCGTCGCATCCAGCTCGCCGCCGAGACCTGCGTCGCCCTCGGGCTGACCACCGTGACGGATCTCGGAGTCGGCGACGAGGTGATCGCCGCCTATCGGGCGCTGGCGCGACGTTCCGAGCTGCCGCTGCGGGCGTCGCTGTTCCTGGGCGACGATGCGGCGCTGCTCGATCGCTGGTTCGAGGCCGGGCCGCTGATCGACCCCGAGGCGCGTGTTTCGGTGCGGGCGATCAAGCTCTATGCCGATGGTGCCCTCGGTAGCCGTGGCGCCGCCCTCATCGAGCCCTATTCGGACGATGCCGCCAATCTCGGTCTTCTGACCTCGACCAGTGCCCACCTCGAGACCGTCTCGCGCCGCGCCCTCGAGCGCGGCTTCCAGGTCGGCGTGCACGCCATCGGTGACCGCGCCAACCTGGTGGTGCTCGACGCCTTCGAGCGCGCCTTCGGGGGACCGCGGCCGGCAGCCCGCTTCCGCATCGAGCACGTCCAGGTGGCGCGGCCGGCGGACCTCGAGCGCATGGCCCGCCTCGGCGTGATCGCTTCGATGCAGCCGACCCACGCCACCTCCGATATGCCGTGGGCCGGCGACCGGGTCGGCGACCAGCGCTTGGTCGGGGCCTATGCCTGGCGCAAGGTGCTGGACGCCGGAGGCCGGTTGGCTTTCGGCAGCGACTTCCCGGTCGAGAAGCCCGATCCCCGCCACGGGCTCTATGCCGCCGTCACCCGCATGGATCTCACCGGCAAGCCCGTCGGGGGTTGGCTGCCGGGAGAGCGCCTGACGCGTCAGGAGGCGCTGCGCGCCTTCACCCTCGACGCCGCCTACTCGATTTTCCTCGACCACGAGGTGGGATCTCTGGCCGTCGGCAAGCGGGCCGACCTGGTGGTCTTCGCCGGCGACCCGATGAGCGTTGCCGAGGCCGAGCTCGCTCGTTTGCCCATCGATTTGACCCTGGTCGACGGAGCCGTCGTCTACCGACGGGGAGGTGAACCATGA
- a CDS encoding protein-L-isoaspartate(D-aspartate) O-methyltransferase — MTALRWRSASILVGWALIALAGAASVSAQSAPLAGPLSVERNAMLDQLRGRGVTDERVLAAMAEVPRHDFVPESLRLRAYEDSALSLGHGQTVYQPYIVALMTQLLDLGSGDKVLEIGTGSGYHTAVLSRVAGEVYSMEIIEQFAADARRRLDRLGYDNVQVRAGDGYKGWPEAGPFDAVILTAAPPELPQPLVDQLKVGGKMVVPVGEFFQDLRVITNGPDGLETESIIPVRLQRMEGAIQGGRE, encoded by the coding sequence ATGACAGCACTTCGTTGGCGCTCGGCGTCGATCCTGGTCGGCTGGGCCCTGATCGCCCTCGCCGGCGCCGCCTCGGTATCGGCCCAGAGCGCGCCGCTGGCGGGACCGCTGAGCGTCGAGCGCAACGCCATGCTCGATCAGCTCCGCGGCCGCGGGGTGACCGATGAACGGGTTCTGGCGGCGATGGCCGAAGTGCCACGCCATGACTTCGTGCCCGAGTCGCTGCGCTTGCGGGCCTACGAAGACAGCGCCCTTTCCCTCGGTCACGGCCAGACCGTCTACCAGCCCTACATCGTCGCCTTGATGACCCAGCTCCTCGACCTCGGGTCCGGGGACAAGGTGCTCGAGATCGGCACCGGCTCCGGCTACCACACGGCGGTGCTGTCGCGGGTCGCCGGCGAGGTCTACTCGATGGAGATCATCGAGCAGTTCGCCGCCGACGCTCGGCGGCGCCTCGACCGCCTGGGATACGACAACGTCCAGGTACGCGCCGGCGATGGCTACAAGGGCTGGCCCGAGGCCGGCCCCTTCGATGCTGTGATCCTGACGGCGGCGCCGCCGGAGCTGCCCCAGCCCCTGGTCGACCAGCTCAAGGTCGGCGGCAAGATGGTGGTGCCGGTGGGGGAGTTCTTCCAGGACCTGCGGGTGATCACCAACGGCCCCGACGGCCTCGAAACGGAGAGCATCATTCCGGTGCGCCTGCAGCGCATGGAGGGTGCGATCCAGGGCGGACGCGAGTAG